The following are encoded in a window of Planktothrix sp. FACHB-1365 genomic DNA:
- a CDS encoding carboxypeptidase M32 — MSAFLSPNPKFTQLLNRLTEINDIKAAISLLHWDQATYMPPGGAIARGRQMATLRRLAHEKLIDPVLGELLEDLRTEETHLPYNSLEASLIRVTRRDYDRAVRVPSQLMAEISQHQSATYNAWGKAREAESFAIVQPYLQTTLELSQEYARCFPGYDHIADPLIDLQDEGITVATVRSLFEPLRQQLVPIVETIANSSLLDDSYLYQNFSSKEQLKFTIGVIHCLGYDLQRGRQDKTLHPFMTKFSIDDVRITTRVYEHHLEQALFSTIHETGHALYEQRISPELEGTPLAGGASSSLHESQARLWENIIGRSRGFWEWFYPRLQGVFMRQLGQVTTQQFYQAINKVTPSLIRTDADEVTYNLHIMIRFDLELAMLEGKLAISDLPQAWNERYRQDLGVIPTTDVEGVLQDVHWYVGLIGGMFQSYTLGNLIAAQIYDKVVHNDPEIPFEIERGNVKRLLDWLQHNIYQHGRKFTTQELIEQVTGSPLTINPFLDYIRHKYEYLYKCKL, encoded by the coding sequence ATGTCCGCTTTCCTGTCCCCAAACCCTAAATTCACACAACTGCTTAATCGCCTCACGGAAATTAACGATATTAAAGCAGCCATTTCCCTATTGCATTGGGATCAAGCAACCTATATGCCTCCTGGTGGTGCGATCGCCAGAGGGCGACAAATGGCAACCTTACGCCGTCTCGCCCATGAAAAATTGATTGATCCAGTTTTGGGAGAACTATTAGAAGACTTACGAACCGAAGAAACTCATCTTCCCTATAATTCCCTAGAAGCCAGTTTAATTCGTGTCACCCGTCGAGATTATGATCGGGCGGTGCGGGTTCCCTCGCAACTCATGGCCGAGATTTCTCAACATCAATCAGCCACCTATAATGCTTGGGGAAAAGCACGGGAAGCCGAAAGTTTTGCCATTGTTCAGCCTTATTTACAAACAACCTTAGAATTAAGCCAGGAATATGCTCGGTGTTTTCCAGGGTATGACCATATTGCCGATCCCTTAATTGACTTACAGGATGAGGGAATAACGGTGGCGACGGTGCGATCGCTGTTTGAACCTTTGCGTCAACAGTTAGTTCCCATCGTCGAGACAATTGCAAACTCTTCTCTTTTAGATGACTCTTATTTATATCAAAATTTTTCTTCTAAAGAACAATTAAAATTTACTATCGGAGTCATTCACTGTTTGGGTTATGACTTACAACGGGGACGACAAGATAAAACTCTCCATCCCTTTATGACAAAGTTCTCCATTGATGATGTCCGAATTACCACTCGTGTTTATGAACACCATCTCGAACAAGCATTATTTAGTACCATTCATGAAACCGGTCATGCTCTCTATGAACAGAGAATTTCTCCAGAGTTAGAAGGGACACCTTTAGCGGGGGGTGCCTCCTCTAGTTTGCATGAAAGCCAAGCGCGTTTATGGGAAAATATTATTGGTCGTAGTCGTGGGTTTTGGGAATGGTTTTATCCTCGGTTACAAGGGGTATTCATGCGACAGTTAGGACAAGTTACCACCCAGCAATTTTATCAAGCCATTAATAAAGTGACACCTTCTTTAATTCGGACGGATGCGGATGAAGTTACCTATAATTTACACATCATGATTCGCTTCGATTTAGAGTTAGCGATGTTAGAAGGAAAATTAGCAATTTCTGATTTACCTCAAGCGTGGAATGAACGATATAGACAGGATTTAGGTGTTATTCCCACAACAGATGTCGAGGGAGTTTTACAGGATGTACATTGGTATGTTGGATTGATTGGCGGAATGTTTCAAAGTTATACATTAGGAAATTTAATCGCGGCTCAAATTTATGATAAAGTTGTTCATAACGATCCTGAAATTCCCTTTGAAATTGAACGGGGAAACGTGAAGCGACTGTTAGACTGGTTACAACACAATATTTATCAACACGGTCGTAAGTTTACAACCCAAGAGTTAATTGAACAGGTCACAGGTTCCCCGTTAACCATTAATCCATTTCTGGACTATATTCGTCATAAATATGAATATCTCTACAAATGTAAACTATAG
- the hisF gene encoding imidazole glycerol phosphate synthase subunit HisF — MLAKRILPCLDVKAGRVVKGVNFVDLKDAGDPVELAAAYNDAGADELVFLDITATHEDRDIIFDVVYRTAEQVFIPLTVGGGIQNLEMIKNLLRAGADKVSINSAAVRDPDLINRASDRFGVQCIVVAIDARRRTDPDNPGWDVYVRGGRENTGIDALKWAEEVTQRGAGELLVTSMDADGTQAGYDLELTRKIAESVEIPVIASGGAGTCHHIYEALTEGKAEAALLASLLHYGQLRMEEIKTYLAEHHVPVRQPEKPGF; from the coding sequence ATGCTTGCGAAACGAATTTTGCCTTGTTTGGATGTTAAAGCGGGTCGAGTGGTGAAGGGGGTGAATTTTGTTGATTTGAAAGATGCTGGTGATCCCGTGGAACTCGCAGCGGCTTATAACGATGCAGGCGCCGATGAATTAGTCTTTTTGGATATTACGGCGACCCATGAAGACCGAGATATTATTTTTGATGTGGTCTATCGCACCGCCGAACAAGTGTTTATTCCCTTAACCGTCGGGGGGGGAATTCAAAACTTAGAAATGATTAAAAATTTGTTAAGAGCCGGGGCGGATAAAGTCAGTATTAATTCGGCGGCGGTTCGTGATCCTGACTTAATTAATCGAGCCAGCGATCGTTTTGGGGTACAGTGTATTGTGGTAGCAATTGATGCTCGTCGTCGCACGGATCCCGATAATCCCGGTTGGGATGTTTATGTCCGAGGCGGTCGGGAAAATACCGGAATTGATGCTCTCAAATGGGCTGAAGAAGTCACCCAACGCGGCGCCGGGGAACTGTTGGTTACGAGTATGGATGCGGATGGAACCCAGGCGGGATATGACTTAGAATTAACTCGGAAAATTGCTGAATCTGTGGAAATTCCCGTAATTGCATCGGGGGGTGCAGGTACTTGTCATCATATCTATGAAGCGTTAACGGAAGGTAAAGCCGAAGCAGCTTTATTGGCTTCCTTATTACATTATGGTCAATTACGGATGGAAGAAATTAAAACCTATTTAGCAGAACATCACGTTCCTGTCCGACAACCGGAGAAACCGGGTTTCTAA
- a CDS encoding cyclin-dependent kinase inhibitor 3 family protein, producing the protein MNYARTSNNFPINVDFLPPDVIPFTGKIGMTYAPGKSHQGMHVLWDRSLYQDLDRLRYFYHTDVLVSLIEPHEFHKVQIPTLFPEAEARGMETIWFPIPDLKVPTSMQGVINLIPQILNRAKAGKTVVVHCMGGFGRTGTIVSCCLVTLGYTPENAIAIVRHTREYCVETTEQEEYVSLFSQAWNQLSVETCHGASVPVISYQ; encoded by the coding sequence ATGAACTACGCCAGAACATCAAACAACTTCCCGATTAACGTTGATTTCCTCCCCCCTGACGTCATACCCTTTACTGGAAAAATCGGCATGACCTACGCACCGGGAAAATCCCATCAAGGAATGCACGTACTCTGGGATCGCAGCTTATATCAAGACCTAGACCGTCTGCGCTATTTCTATCACACCGATGTTTTGGTATCCCTCATTGAACCCCACGAATTTCATAAAGTCCAAATTCCCACCCTGTTCCCCGAAGCCGAAGCCAGAGGAATGGAAACCATTTGGTTCCCCATTCCCGACCTCAAAGTTCCCACTTCAATGCAAGGCGTCATTAACCTCATCCCCCAAATTCTCAACCGAGCTAAAGCAGGTAAAACCGTTGTTGTTCACTGTATGGGGGGATTTGGACGCACGGGAACCATTGTATCTTGCTGTTTAGTGACGTTAGGTTATACTCCAGAAAATGCGATCGCCATTGTCCGCCATACCCGTGAATATTGCGTTGAAACCACCGAACAAGAAGAATATGTCAGCCTATTTTCCCAAGCGTGGAATCAGTTATCAGTAGAGACGTGCCATGGCGCGTCTGTACCAGTTATCAGTTATCAGTAA
- the arfB gene encoding alternative ribosome rescue aminoacyl-tRNA hydrolase ArfB, whose protein sequence is MLEISKMVSIPENEIEMSAVRSQGAGGQNVNKVASAIHLRFNIIASSLPEHYKERLLKINDQRITKDGVIVIKAQEHRTQEQNREEALQRLQTLIKSAIAIPKPRKPSKPTRSSQRKRMDSKTKRSHLKMMRGKVDAE, encoded by the coding sequence ATGCTAGAAATTTCTAAGATGGTGAGCATCCCAGAGAATGAAATTGAAATGAGTGCCGTTCGTTCTCAGGGTGCGGGGGGACAAAATGTTAATAAAGTTGCTAGTGCAATTCATCTGCGCTTTAATATTATTGCTTCTTCATTACCTGAACATTATAAAGAGCGGTTATTAAAGATTAATGATCAACGCATTACTAAAGATGGCGTGATCGTGATTAAAGCTCAAGAACACCGCACCCAAGAACAGAACCGAGAAGAAGCATTACAACGACTTCAAACCTTAATTAAAAGTGCGATCGCTATTCCTAAACCCCGCAAACCCAGTAAACCCACTCGCAGTTCCCAAAGAAAGCGGATGGATAGTAAAACCAAGCGATCGCACTTAAAAATGATGCGCGGTAAAGTCGATGCAGAGTGA
- a CDS encoding Fur family transcriptional regulator: protein MSYPVMEGHNRTAEISQQMKEKGLRITPQRFAVYANLLSRCDHPTVDDILTDINREIPIASKASVYSALSVLREVGLVREVLLDEGVTRYDAKVEPHHHFVCEGCGQIKDLAWDVFKNLQLNPLPSGFQVNAYEITVKGCCDRCNLDRVQEQNP, encoded by the coding sequence ATGTCATACCCAGTTATGGAAGGTCACAATAGAACGGCTGAGATTAGTCAACAGATGAAAGAGAAGGGCTTACGCATTACGCCGCAACGGTTTGCGGTTTATGCTAATCTCTTGTCCCGTTGCGATCATCCTACGGTGGATGATATTCTCACGGATATTAATCGGGAAATTCCTATTGCCTCAAAAGCCAGTGTATATAGTGCTTTGAGCGTTTTACGCGAAGTGGGATTAGTGCGGGAGGTGCTTCTGGATGAAGGCGTAACTCGCTATGATGCCAAGGTTGAACCCCATCACCATTTTGTCTGTGAAGGCTGCGGTCAAATTAAAGATTTAGCCTGGGATGTGTTCAAAAATTTACAGCTTAACCCCTTACCATCAGGGTTTCAGGTGAATGCTTATGAGATTACCGTTAAAGGGTGTTGTGATCGCTGTAATTTAGACCGGGTACAAGAGCAAAATCCGTAA
- a CDS encoding serine protease, which yields MGFQFIVYRFFKLGFFTITSLIFVLIFNSKIIALTAQEINRISQPITVLIEGVNPGSGVIIAKNNTTYSVLTANHVVKTPDEYTVITVDGEQYPIDYNQVIKLPGIDLAILSFTSDKIYAIAHLADYDYERKAQYIFISGWPDSKLPLADRRRLFTAGVLMSEAEKATLIKEPFTRGYDLFYTNRTQVGMSGSPILDTEGRVIGIHGKSEGQIFENPELGLVSRVTLGYSAGIPIQKFLQSGIGLNLNITRQPPSPLKATELQSINQVLKAPELGGELTALEWSNRGNQFYRLEQWHQALNAFDQALKIQSNFYPAWYGRGNTLAQLKQYSEAIEAYSRTTQLQPDFYLAWREKGKILIKLQQYEDALSAWNIAIKIKPDDYQIWYLRGNLLMNHLKQYEQAIKSYEQVVNLKPDFVEAWTNRGMAYYQLQNYEEAILSFDQGLKLDHQQEKVWQLRGEILLKLQLYSQALNSAEKALALNSENPQLWILKAQILAKMKQYQQARTSALTALRFKPRDREILNFIRSLSSPRR from the coding sequence ATGGGTTTTCAATTCATCGTTTATCGGTTTTTTAAACTAGGGTTTTTTACAATCACGAGCTTGATATTTGTTTTAATTTTTAATTCTAAAATAATAGCATTAACCGCTCAAGAAATCAACCGTATTAGTCAACCGATTACAGTATTAATTGAAGGGGTAAATCCAGGGTCGGGAGTGATTATTGCTAAAAATAACACTACTTATTCTGTATTAACTGCAAATCATGTTGTTAAAACGCCTGATGAATATACCGTTATCACCGTTGATGGAGAACAGTATCCGATTGATTATAATCAAGTGATTAAATTACCGGGAATTGATTTAGCGATTTTGTCTTTTACCAGTGATAAAATTTATGCGATCGCCCATCTAGCGGATTATGATTATGAGCGGAAAGCTCAATATATTTTTATTTCAGGATGGCCGGATTCTAAATTACCGCTTGCTGACCGCAGACGACTATTTACAGCCGGAGTATTAATGAGTGAAGCGGAAAAAGCTACCTTAATTAAAGAACCCTTTACCAGAGGATATGATTTATTTTATACGAATCGCACACAAGTGGGAATGAGTGGCTCACCGATTTTAGATACTGAGGGTCGGGTGATTGGAATTCATGGAAAATCCGAAGGACAAATCTTTGAAAATCCTGAATTAGGATTAGTTTCCCGTGTTACTTTAGGATATAGTGCGGGAATTCCAATTCAGAAGTTTTTACAATCAGGAATTGGGTTAAATTTAAACATCACTCGTCAACCGCCTTCACCCCTAAAAGCAACGGAATTACAATCAATTAATCAAGTTTTAAAAGCCCCTGAATTAGGGGGAGAATTAACGGCCTTAGAGTGGTCAAACCGGGGAAATCAATTCTATAGATTAGAACAATGGCATCAGGCGTTAAATGCCTTTGATCAAGCCCTCAAAATTCAGTCTAATTTTTATCCCGCGTGGTACGGACGGGGGAATACTTTAGCACAATTAAAGCAGTATTCAGAAGCAATTGAAGCTTATTCTCGGACGACACAACTTCAGCCCGATTTTTATTTGGCTTGGCGAGAAAAAGGGAAGATTTTAATTAAATTACAACAGTATGAAGATGCGTTATCAGCCTGGAATATTGCCATTAAAATTAAACCCGATGATTATCAAATTTGGTATCTGCGGGGAAATCTATTGATGAACCATTTAAAACAATATGAACAGGCGATTAAATCCTATGAGCAAGTTGTAAATTTAAAACCAGATTTCGTTGAAGCTTGGACAAATCGAGGAATGGCTTATTATCAATTACAGAATTATGAGGAAGCAATTCTATCTTTTGACCAAGGGTTAAAATTAGATCACCAACAAGAAAAAGTTTGGCAGCTACGGGGCGAAATCTTATTAAAATTACAACTTTATTCTCAAGCGTTAAATTCTGCTGAAAAGGCTTTAGCTTTAAATTCAGAAAATCCTCAATTGTGGATCTTAAAAGCTCAAATTCTAGCTAAAATGAAGCAATATCAACAAGCTAGGACTTCAGCATTAACCGCCTTAAGATTTAAACCCCGTGATCGAGAAATTCTTAATTTTATTCGTTCCTTAAGTTCACCCCGTCGTTAA
- a CDS encoding DUF1802 family protein: MNQLPIATAFCLPAPDIEALNQGRNILVMPRIFMNPGRLFALYPTDIEFNSLPLEQYYRPGFIPIAKQSIAELNQNKVKIKVWAKCELCQTLDKPEELETLSKLTVWTAEGLHKTLEQRGHIFLAYFRVYRLPQPLEIAPVSSSRFISLPATITVDESQAILDSNQFENLYRKILNRQPPEHPELEELETAIAQFKTNSSSQEEQLGLNLLKANIHQFLGWKTSKPANLTDDSSLNWINEIAALGNRSKELDEGKSNYQAGTDFENIVKQSLEFLGFTIDYAHKGGAGGLDLFCSQPYPLVGECKAGRKIPNDTAVQLLNLGTLRLNDEKLLKDTTKLIIGPGEPTQQLNKAAKVHGMAIINPETLEKLVKLQAQYPGSVDLIELKNYLQKGQMDDNIDEYIKMVVNRLKLRSHIIQVVKKYLNNAQVSEATVSGIHGSYCANPPQPLSERELYEILLELSSPLAGYFGRKKAEDWRNDRFYFLRELIVDQT; encoded by the coding sequence ATGAATCAGCTACCTATAGCAACAGCTTTCTGTTTACCTGCACCTGATATTGAAGCCTTAAACCAAGGTCGAAATATCTTAGTAATGCCTCGAATATTTATGAACCCAGGGCGACTATTTGCCCTTTATCCGACGGATATTGAATTTAATTCCTTACCGTTAGAACAATATTATCGTCCGGGTTTTATTCCCATAGCTAAACAGAGTATTGCAGAACTCAATCAAAATAAAGTTAAAATCAAAGTTTGGGCTAAATGTGAACTTTGCCAAACCTTGGATAAACCAGAGGAGTTAGAAACCTTATCAAAATTAACCGTTTGGACAGCCGAAGGGTTACACAAAACCCTAGAACAACGAGGTCATATTTTTCTGGCTTATTTTCGAGTTTATCGACTTCCCCAACCCCTAGAAATTGCTCCCGTTTCTAGTAGTCGGTTTATTTCCCTTCCGGCTACTATAACTGTTGATGAAAGTCAAGCCATTCTTGATTCTAATCAATTTGAAAATCTCTATCGAAAAATTCTCAATCGTCAACCGCCTGAACATCCCGAATTAGAAGAATTAGAAACTGCGATCGCTCAATTCAAAACTAACTCTTCATCTCAGGAAGAACAACTCGGCTTAAACCTTTTAAAAGCCAACATTCATCAATTCTTAGGCTGGAAAACTTCAAAACCTGCAAATTTAACCGATGATTCTAGCTTGAATTGGATTAATGAAATAGCAGCATTAGGAAACCGAAGCAAAGAACTAGATGAAGGTAAAAGTAACTATCAAGCCGGAACAGACTTTGAAAATATTGTCAAACAAAGCTTAGAATTTTTAGGTTTTACTATAGACTATGCTCATAAAGGAGGTGCAGGTGGATTAGACTTATTTTGTTCACAACCCTATCCCTTAGTAGGAGAATGTAAAGCTGGGAGAAAAATCCCCAATGATACCGCAGTTCAACTCTTAAATTTAGGAACACTGCGTTTAAATGATGAAAAACTGCTCAAAGACACCACTAAATTAATTATAGGCCCTGGTGAACCTACTCAACAACTGAACAAGGCAGCAAAAGTACATGGTATGGCAATTATTAATCCTGAAACATTAGAAAAACTGGTTAAACTCCAAGCTCAATATCCCGGTTCAGTTGACTTAATTGAACTCAAAAACTATTTACAAAAAGGTCAAATGGATGATAACATAGATGAATATATTAAAATGGTGGTTAATCGTTTAAAATTGCGATCGCATATTATTCAAGTCGTTAAAAAATATCTGAATAATGCTCAAGTCAGCGAAGCAACCGTTTCAGGAATTCATGGAAGTTATTGTGCTAATCCGCCTCAACCCCTATCAGAACGGGAACTTTATGAAATCCTGCTCGAACTGTCTTCCCCTCTAGCGGGATATTTCGGACGAAAAAAAGCCGAAGACTGGCGAAATGATCGCTTTTACTTCCTCAGAGAACTCATAGTAGACCAAACCTGA
- a CDS encoding ATP-binding protein: MTNSSVSPLNEIHAAIKSKNPFKNAGIVQEQNIWGEGFPDLTSLNKKASDTVFKALEQVKNSKTSHEKVVTLVWTASQGVGKTHNLKRIRKHLEQEGGGLFVYGNANKYTDLNLIQYQFQQTLANSLAYPGSQGVSQWQEVAAAMANEALKAIDPNAAITSPPQLVNLFDQVYTNWLNEGKNLMTKLSQKVLQSKRQADPYFVRAILWTLSQDYSPLAIKWLAGDALDQTTADYLGLPSNFNKTNQERESYAFDSILKILNLVSHYNSVIICFDELESFKVNDAGFTTSQVMAQLVHNLYNSLMQSELGQGIIILTVVLPDIWKSTIMMMPNSIVERMSKYTNKKPINLDPLNSNSILDLVALWLQEELYKPLHLTPPHPVYPFDENQLRDFGKEKPSVREVLAWCAEHFDVDDPLPDNPAERFKLALEQTSQSIPENYLEDNNFIAEVLALAFKTLKGECLEGETSSGEKLNSVVIQDIAEVEPKATNQGWINFKLIGQEQDKPFKIGVAVIQQLHGISVGAGIKRLSDYKTYDLSRGCLVRSQDRKIKKQWDSYNVINQMIEQQGGEWVDLSGENLKPLINIYSVFQEKTNYRLSEEEVLEFSQELTKNNSLLLEILSKPSGHIKPDNGDDIELLKALTEHNKPNLQPDKLNPENGGKVITTDITNGDDKALVNAFTEHNKLNPENSGKVITTDITNGDDQALVNAFTEQNKPNPPSEETNPKKEKNIAFLFNGSKYEVSSWKELLITVCNLMKSYHATEFDKVLNLKGRERYYFSNDPSHLKRSEQIQGTDIYVEINLSSEKIKKNVKNIIALFGYPEDSISFEIKGEN, from the coding sequence ATGACTAATTCTTCAGTTTCTCCACTTAACGAAATTCATGCAGCCATTAAAAGTAAGAACCCTTTTAAGAATGCTGGTATTGTTCAAGAACAAAATATCTGGGGTGAAGGGTTTCCTGATTTAACATCATTAAACAAAAAAGCGTCAGATACAGTTTTTAAAGCCCTTGAACAAGTTAAAAATAGTAAAACCAGTCATGAAAAAGTAGTAACACTGGTTTGGACAGCTTCGCAAGGAGTCGGAAAAACTCACAACTTAAAACGCATTCGGAAACATCTTGAACAAGAAGGCGGAGGATTATTTGTTTATGGTAATGCCAATAAATATACTGATCTTAATTTAATTCAATATCAATTTCAACAAACTTTAGCGAATAGTTTGGCTTATCCCGGTAGCCAAGGCGTATCACAGTGGCAAGAAGTGGCAGCAGCAATGGCAAATGAAGCTCTTAAAGCAATTGATCCGAATGCGGCTATCACTTCTCCTCCTCAACTGGTTAACCTATTTGATCAAGTTTATACCAATTGGTTAAATGAGGGTAAAAATTTAATGACTAAACTGAGTCAAAAAGTTTTGCAATCTAAACGTCAAGCCGATCCCTATTTTGTCCGTGCGATTTTATGGACACTTTCTCAAGATTATTCACCTTTAGCCATTAAATGGTTAGCGGGAGATGCTCTGGATCAAACAACGGCCGATTATTTAGGGCTTCCTTCCAACTTCAATAAAACCAATCAAGAGCGAGAATCTTATGCTTTTGATTCTATATTGAAGATTCTTAACTTAGTGAGTCATTATAACTCAGTTATTATTTGTTTTGATGAACTTGAATCATTTAAAGTTAATGATGCGGGGTTTACAACCTCTCAAGTGATGGCGCAATTAGTTCACAATCTTTATAACTCTTTGATGCAATCGGAATTAGGTCAAGGCATTATTATTCTGACAGTAGTTTTACCTGATATTTGGAAAAGTACAATCATGATGATGCCTAATAGCATTGTAGAAAGGATGTCAAAATATACTAATAAAAAACCGATCAACTTAGATCCTCTAAACAGTAATTCTATTCTGGATTTAGTAGCTTTATGGCTACAAGAGGAATTATACAAACCTCTACATTTAACTCCTCCTCATCCGGTCTACCCGTTTGATGAAAATCAGCTAAGAGATTTCGGTAAAGAAAAACCTTCTGTTAGAGAAGTTTTAGCTTGGTGTGCAGAACATTTTGATGTTGATGATCCCTTACCTGATAATCCTGCAGAAAGATTCAAACTAGCTTTAGAACAAACCAGTCAATCTATCCCTGAAAATTATTTAGAGGATAATAATTTTATCGCTGAGGTTTTGGCTTTAGCCTTTAAAACTTTGAAAGGTGAATGTTTAGAAGGAGAAACTTCAAGCGGAGAAAAACTTAATTCCGTCGTAATTCAAGATATTGCTGAAGTAGAACCTAAAGCTACAAATCAAGGTTGGATCAATTTTAAATTAATAGGTCAAGAACAGGATAAACCGTTTAAAATCGGCGTTGCAGTCATTCAACAACTACACGGAATTTCTGTGGGTGCAGGAATTAAACGATTAAGTGATTATAAAACCTATGATCTAAGTCGTGGCTGTTTAGTTCGTTCCCAAGATCGAAAAATAAAAAAACAATGGGACTCCTATAATGTTATTAATCAAATGATTGAACAGCAAGGAGGAGAATGGGTTGATTTAAGCGGTGAAAATTTAAAACCTTTGATTAATATATATTCTGTTTTTCAAGAAAAAACCAACTATCGATTAAGCGAAGAAGAAGTCTTAGAATTTTCTCAAGAGTTAACAAAAAACAACTCATTGCTACTAGAAATTTTAAGTAAACCATCTGGTCATATCAAACCCGATAATGGTGATGATATAGAACTGCTTAAAGCCCTTACTGAACATAATAAACCGAATCTTCAACCTGATAAACTGAATCCTGAAAATGGCGGTAAAGTTATAACTACTGACATTACGAATGGTGATGATAAAGCCTTGGTTAATGCTTTTACTGAACATAATAAACTGAATCCTGAAAATAGTGGTAAAGTTATAACTACTGACATTACGAATGGTGATGATCAAGCCCTGGTTAATGCCTTTACTGAACAGAATAAACCGAATCCTCCATCTGAGGAAACGAATCCTAAAAAAGAAAAAAATATTGCATTTCTTTTCAACGGTTCTAAATATGAAGTCAGTTCTTGGAAAGAATTACTAATTACCGTTTGTAATTTAATGAAAAGTTATCATGCAACCGAATTTGATAAAGTTCTTAACCTCAAAGGTCGTGAACGTTATTACTTTAGTAATGATCCGAGTCACTTAAAAAGATCAGAGCAAATTCAAGGAACTGATATTTATGTAGAGATTAACTTAAGTTCCGAGAAAATCAAGAAAAATGTTAAAAATATTATTGCTTTATTTGGCTATCCAGAAGATAGCATTTCGTTTGAAATTAAAGGAGAAAATTAA
- a CDS encoding rubrerythrin family protein encodes MDLSNKQTVKNLEAAFGGESMANRKYLFFAEVTKKLGMGDLSKLFRETANQETEHAFAHFRLLHPELVVTDPDALSDEEKKKIAARCLELAIEGETYEYTTMYPEFTAQAVTDRDDKAVAEFKEQEAESREHAGIFRKAASNFGFLTPIEHHHANQYTEALNALDGVAPTPKSASSDPQTQKWICRQCSMIYDPVMGDPDSGIAPGTPFEAIPDDWSCPICGATKKTFMVYEEAIAA; translated from the coding sequence ATGGACTTATCCAACAAACAAACCGTCAAAAACCTGGAAGCAGCCTTTGGTGGTGAATCAATGGCGAACCGCAAATATCTGTTTTTCGCAGAAGTCACCAAAAAATTAGGGATGGGGGATTTGTCCAAACTGTTTCGGGAAACCGCAAACCAAGAAACAGAGCACGCTTTTGCCCATTTCCGGCTTCTGCATCCTGAATTAGTCGTGACTGACCCCGATGCTTTATCCGACGAAGAAAAGAAAAAAATTGCAGCCCGGTGTTTAGAGTTGGCGATTGAAGGGGAAACCTACGAATACACCACAATGTACCCCGAATTCACCGCCCAAGCCGTTACTGACCGCGATGACAAGGCTGTAGCAGAATTCAAAGAACAGGAAGCCGAATCTCGTGAACACGCCGGAATTTTCCGCAAAGCTGCTTCTAACTTTGGCTTTTTAACGCCCATTGAACATCATCACGCCAACCAATATACTGAAGCCCTGAACGCTTTAGATGGAGTCGCACCGACCCCAAAATCGGCAAGTTCCGATCCTCAAACTCAAAAATGGATTTGTCGTCAATGTTCTATGATTTATGATCCGGTTATGGGTGATCCTGATTCTGGAATCGCCCCAGGAACACCTTTTGAAGCCATTCCTGATGATTGGTCTTGTCCGATTTGTGGCGCGACGAAAAAGACTTTTATGGTTTACGAAGAAGCGATCGCCGCCTAA
- a CDS encoding type II toxin-antitoxin system VapC family toxin translates to MINKYLLDTNILIYYFNDGSEVQPIFDEIEVGDAEAFYCPISWVELLCYPALTEEEANEMREFLRLLNCVSLTESVLDRAAQIRRDYRLKLGDGVIAACALVEGCVLVTRNAKDFKRVNGLTILNPFD, encoded by the coding sequence ATGATTAATAAATATCTTCTCGATACCAACATCTTGATTTACTACTTTAATGATGGGTCAGAAGTTCAGCCTATATTTGATGAAATTGAAGTGGGAGATGCAGAGGCATTTTACTGTCCGATTAGTTGGGTGGAGTTACTTTGTTACCCGGCATTGACGGAAGAAGAAGCGAATGAGATGCGAGAATTTTTGAGGCTTCTTAACTGCGTATCATTGACAGAATCAGTTTTAGATCGTGCAGCCCAAATTCGTCGAGATTATCGCTTGAAACTAGGTGATGGTGTAATTGCAGCCTGTGCTTTAGTTGAAGGATGTGTTTTGGTAACTCGTAATGCTAAGGATTTTAAGCGCGTTAATGGGTTAACTATATTAAATCCATTTGATTAG